The sequence TGGTCGTGGTGGTGTAGACGCGGAATCCGTCGGTATAGGCCGCACTGCCGAAACGCCCAACCATTTCGGCGCGAGCCATCTCGGCTATATAAGGTGCGTCGAGTTCCGGCGAAGCGCCGTGATAGGACGCGTCGACGGTTTCCGCCAAGGCTTGCTGATAGCGGGCCTCGTCGATCTTCCCGAGCCGGTACATGCGTCCGAGAATCCAGTCGCGTCTTTCCTTGGCCCGCTCCGGGTTCGCCAGCGGGTTGAATGCAGACGGCGCCTTGGGCAGGCCCGCGATCATGGCCATCTGCGCGAGGCTCAGCTCGCTGATGGATTTGCCGTAATAGACATGGGCGGCCGCTTCGATCCCGTACGACCGATTGCCCAGGTAAATCTTGTTGACGTAGAGCTCCAGGATCTCGTCCTTGCTCAGTTCCCGTTCGATCTGGAGGGCGAGAAGGATTTCATTGATCTTGCGTGAAAAACTTCGTTCGCTGGTCAGGAAGTAGTTCTTCGCCACCTGCATGGTGATGGTACTGCCGCCGGTCTGAATATGGCCGGTCTTCAATAATTGCGTGGCAGCGCGCATCAGGCTGGAAACATCGACGCCATAATGATTGGCGAAGTTATCGTCTTCGGCGGCCAGCAGGGCGGCGATGAAATCCTTCGGTATTTCGTCGAAGCCGATAGGGGAGCGGCGCATTTCGCCATATTCAGCGATCAGCTTGTTGTCATTGCTGTAGACGCGCAGCGGTATCTGGAGCTGTATGCTGCGTAGCGATTCAACCGACGGCAGGTTGGGGCTGAGGTACAGAAACGCGCCGCTGAGACTGAGTAAAAGTCCGCAAAAAATAGCCAGGCACGACCATAGGAAAAACTTCAGAAAACGCATCGGGGTTCGTTGAATCCAGGATGGGGAATGAGGTGTAAGCCGTAGACGGTGCTGAAAGGAAAAACCGTTCACATTATAAGCGGTTTTTTTGCTGGGGAGCCATTTGCGCTTCTGTCAAGGCTGTTATCTAATGCGGACATACATAATTAATCCGTAAGTAGCGGATAAAGATAGGAAATCGGCCGTGCTAGGGCTCTTCACTAAGAAAGCGAACACGCTGCTTGGGATCGACATCAGTTCGACATCCGTCAAGCTACTCGAATTAAGCCGCTCAGGCGCTCGGTATCGGGTTGAGTCTTTTGCTGTCGAGCCGCTTCCGCCGAACGCGGTGGTGGAGAAGAACATCGCCGAACTGGAGGGTGTGGGGCAGGCGCTGTCTCGGCTGCTGGCCAAGGCGAAGACAGGCGTCAAGTCCGCCGCCGTCGCGGTTTCCGGTTCGGCGGTCATCACCAAAAGCATCGAGATGGATGCCGGGCTTGGCGACGATGACCTGGAAAACCAGCTGAAGATCGAGGCTGACCAGTACATTCCCTATCCGCTGGAAGAAGTGGCTATCGACTTCGAAGTACAGGGCCCGGCCGCCCGCGCTCCGGGACGGGTCGAGGTGCTGCTGGCGGCGTGCCGCAAGGAGAACGTCGAAATTCGCGAGGCGGCTCTCGCGCTGGCCGGACTGACGGCCAAGGTCGTGGACGTCGAGGCGTATGCGCTCGAACGTTCGTTCGGCCTGTTGGCGCCCCAGCTGGGCGCGGGCCACGATGAGCTGACCGTCGCGCTTGTCGATATCGGTGCGACCATGACCACGCTCAGCGTGCTGCACAACGGTCGCACTATCTATACGCGGGAGCAGCTGTTCGGCGGGCGCCAGCTGACCGAGGAGATCCAGCGTCGTTACGGCTTGTCGATGGAAGAGGCCGGCCTCGCCAAAAAACAGGGAGGCCTCCCGGATGACTATGACAGCGAAGTGTTGCAACCGTTCAAGGAAGCCGTCGTCCAGCAGGTGTCGCGC is a genomic window of Stutzerimonas stutzeri containing:
- a CDS encoding pilus assembly protein PilM; amino-acid sequence: MLGLFTKKANTLLGIDISSTSVKLLELSRSGARYRVESFAVEPLPPNAVVEKNIAELEGVGQALSRLLAKAKTGVKSAAVAVSGSAVITKSIEMDAGLGDDDLENQLKIEADQYIPYPLEEVAIDFEVQGPAARAPGRVEVLLAACRKENVEIREAALALAGLTAKVVDVEAYALERSFGLLAPQLGAGHDELTVALVDIGATMTTLSVLHNGRTIYTREQLFGGRQLTEEIQRRYGLSMEEAGLAKKQGGLPDDYDSEVLQPFKEAVVQQVSRSLQFFFAAGQFHDVDYILLAGGTASIPGLDRLIQQKIGTQTLVANPFADMALSSKVNAGALASDAPSLMIACGLALRSFD